The stretch of DNA AGCGGGCAACCTCTGGGTCACCTTCCCCATAGCCAATGCCCTCGGGTTCATCGATGCACGGGGCAGGCTGGAAATCTTTGTAGAGGACCCGGATGGCCTTGTAATCAATCGTCCGGCCAATATCTGTTTCGGAGGGCCGGACCGGCGGACCGCTTTTATCGGCTCTCTGGGCGGGACCAACGTTCCTTATTTTGAAGTTCCGTTTCCGGGTGTCCGGCTGGCGCATCAGAAATTATAAAGGCTGAAGGCCGAAGACAGAAGGCTGAAGAATAAAAAATCTGAAAGGAGAATATTTATGGAATACAAGAACATTATCGTATCAACCAAAGACTTTGTAACAACCATCACGCTCAATCGTCCACCAATGAATTCGGTGAACCTGGGGATTCGTGAAGAATTTTTCGACGCCGTAACCGCGATCGAAAAAAGCAAGGACACCCGTGCCGTCATTATCACGGGCGCCGGTGAAAAGGGTTTTTCCGCCGGCATGGATGTCTCCGACATCGCGAACATCACGAAGGGTCCCAACGGCAACGAAATCATGAATGCCATCTCGCGTTCCACCAAACCCTATATCGCGGCCATCAACGGTCACGCGCTGGGCGGCGGCTGTGAGACGGCTATTGCCTGCCACTTCCGCATCATGACGGACAACCCCAAGGCGTTCATCGGACTGCCGGAAGTCAACCTGGGCATTACCCCCGGATGGGGCGGCATTCAGAGACTGCCGAGGCTTCTGGGAAAATCCAAAGCGCTCGACATCATCCTCTTCAGCAAGAGGCTTTCCCCTGCGGAAGCGCTGGCCATCGGTCTGGTGGATAAAGTCGTCCCGGCGGCGGATTTAATCAATGAAGCGACAGCGCTGGCCACAGCGCTGGCCAAACGGCCGCCGCTTGCCGTGGCCGCGGTCCTCGACGGCATGAACGTGGGACTGGATAAGGGTTTTGACGCAGGATTGAAGCTGGATATTGAATGGTCGAATAAACTGGCCGCCAGCAAAGACGCCATGGAGGGAATCACTGCCTTCCTGGAAAAACGCGAACCAAACTTTATCGGCGAATAATTTTTAAAACAGGAGAGGCAGCGCCGTCCGGCGCTGCCTCTCCTCATTTTATCTCCCCATGCTTTACGCCATTGAACCACTTGTGCCCCGCAGAGGTACGAGTGCCATTCAGGGTATGAACCGCTGAGCCATTGAACCTCTGAACCCCTGAACCTATTTATCCCTTTTCTCCGCCCGGAGCCTGCCTGCGCGGATTTCACGGATGAAATCTTCTTCGTTGAGAATTTGATTTTCAAAGACGGTCACGTGGGAACCGATGTTCAGTATTTTATGGGCGTCGCTGCCGCCGGTGCCGGGAATCTTCAATTCATCCATCGCCTGCCGGACCTTTTTCATGGCCTGTTCGCTATGGTCAGGATGGCACAGCTCAATTGCGTCAAGCCGCAGTTTATAGACCATATCACCCGCCCCGTAGTAATGGGACCTGCCGCCGCGGGATAATTTATAAGGGTGCGCGGCAATGACAATGCCGCCTTCCCCATGGACCGTTTGAACCAGTTCAGCGGCGGAACATTTCTCGGTCAGACTGCGATTGATGCCAAAGACCAGAAATTCACCCTCGGAACGATTGGCGGAATTGAAGGTATTGATTTCCTGTCCGTTGATCAAAACAATGCCGCGACCGGCTGCTATTTTCCGCAATCCGCCGAATTCTTCATCCGGCCAGCGCATGCCGTGCTCAGTAACGGCAATGCCGTCGAGGCGCGCCGCCGCGGCCTGCTCTATGATCTCTTCATAATCAATAAAAGAACAGCCGGAATACCTGCGGGTATGAATGTGAATATCAAAAGTGCTCATCGTGCAGGGGTGACGGGAATCGTCGCTGATTTCATCTTTATTTTTTGTTGATCCATTTTACCTGAAACTCGATTTCTTCTTTTCTCCCTTCGCGTTCATGCTCCACGTTAAATATGGCCGAAGACGGAACTGATATTCTCTCTCCGGAAATGCTGATGGCGAAGCGTTTACCGTTTTCCAGCGCATCGGCCAGACGGCGAAGTTTGGCGGCAAATTCAGCGACGGGATAGGTCTTTTCCAAATCTCTTGATTTCTTTTTCATAAGGGCCTCCTTTAATTTAAAATATCCTCAGAAAAATATTTATGTCAAGCGGTTTGCGATCATTCCCCGCAAATCACGGCAGTCCCGGTGTGAGATACGCTTGCTGCGCCTCCGATAAAAATTAATAAAGCTAAATAGTCGAAATAGTGCCGATATGAAAACTTTCCGCCTGAAAAAGGAATATTTTATGGCTTTTGCTTCAAAAAATTGCTAAAAGGCTCAGGGTTATCAGTCAGTGGTTCTTTTTTTATTATTTTTTTAGTCAAAAAATCAAAAATTATAGGAGGAATAATCGTAGAAAATTAATCACAATTAGGACAGCGCGATATAGTTTGCTTCATTCACATCGTCTTAACACCAAACTTAGGAGGGAAGTTAATATGGCTGGAGAAGTATCTTATGCGTCAAAACCATGGTTGAAGTCTTACGACAAAGGTGTTCCTGAAAAAATTCAGTACGAAGAAATTTGCATGCCCGATATTCTGGATCGATCGGCGGCCAAATATCCGGACCGCATGGCTCTGAACTTTCAGGGCTACACCATGAACTATAAAGCTCTCAAAGATATGGTAGACCGTTTCGCTACCTACCTTGCCGGCATCGGCATTAAAAAAGGCGACGCCGTCGCCATTATTCTGCCCAACATGATTCCCTGCGTAGTAGCCTATTACGCCACCCACAGACTGGGCGCTATCGTTGTTTTAAATAACCCGACCTATTCCGACCGCGAGCTTGAACATCAGCTCAACGATTCCGGATCAAAAGTCCTGATCACCATCGATCTTCTGGCAAACCGGATGATCGACTTAAGACCCAAAACAAAAGTTAAGCAAATTATTGTTACGTCGATTGGCGACTATCTGCCGTTTCCGGTCAATCTTTTATTCCCGTTGGTCGGCAAAAAGAAGGGTTTATTGCCGGCGGCGCCCATGAAACAGGCGAACGACGTATTTAAATGGAAGGATTGTATCGCGAGCTCACAACCCAATCCCCCCAAGGCGAAATTATCTTTCGCTGACACCGCCATGTATCAGTATACCGGCGGCACCACCGGTGTTTCCAAGGGGGTTATCCTGACCCACGGCAACATCAGCAAACAGGTGCAGCAGATCAGCGCCTGGTTCCCGAAGTTCATCGGCACTTATAACATCAACCTGGGCGCCCTGCCCTTCTTCCACGTTTTCGGCATGTCCTGCGCGATGAATTTTTCCATTTATCAGGCATGGGGAGATGTTTTGATTCCCAAACCGCAGCCGCCGCAGCTGCTGGAAGCCATCAGCAAATTCAAACCAAACTTCGGCGCGCTGGTTCCCACTATGTTTATCGGCATGTTGAATCATCCGGATATGAAAAAGACGGATGTAAAATGCTTTAAAGGTTTCTTCTCCGGCAGCGCTCCCCTCCCGGTGGAAGTCATTCATGATTTCGAAAAAGCGGCGGGATCGGTCATTGTGGAAGGCTTCGGCATGACGGAAACCACGCCCGTAACCCATACCAACCCGTTTGAAGGCGTCCGGAAAATCGGCTCGATCGGCCTGCCCATTTCGGACACGGAATGCCGGATTGTCGATCTGGACAAAGGCGAAGTCGACATGCCCATCGGCGAACCGGGCGAACTGATTATCCGCGGCCCGCAGGTGACCAAGGGCTATCTCAATCAGCCTCAGGAAACGGCCAGTCTCTTGCGTGACGGCTGGTGCTACACAGGCGACATCGCCACGATGGATCAGGACGGATACTTCTATATCGTCGATCGTAAGAAGGATATGATCATCACCGGTGGATTCAATGTTTATCCCAGAGATGTGGATGAAGCTTACTACGAACATCCCAAAGTTCTGGAAGCCTGTTCTATCGGCATCCCCGACGCGAAGAGAGGCGAAAACATCAAGTTGTTTGTTGTCCTGAAAGAAGGTGAAACGGCAACTGCCGAAGAACTGATTGAATACGGCAAGACAAAGCTGGCCACCTACAAGCTGCCGTCGGAAATTGAATTCCGCAAGGAACTGCCGAAATCCACGGTCGGCAAAATTCTGCGTAAGGAATTGAGAGCCGAAGAAATGGCCAAAAGGAAAAAATAACCACCCGGTAAAGCAATAAACACAACAAAAGGCCGGCGCTCTTCAGAAAGAGCGCCGGCCTTTATTTTTTATCATTCATGCCCGAAACAGTCCTGACCATCCTGAACGAATCGGATTATGGCGCCGGTTTTATTTAACGCAAAGCACCGGGCAGCTTGATTCCAGAATAATATACTGGGCATTGGACCCGAAAAACAGCTTACCGACCTTGGATTTTTTCTCGATGCCGATGACGATTTCGTCCATTTGCCTGTCTTTTGCAAATTCGACAATATCTTCTCCGGGCGTTAAACCGCGCACCAGAATATGCGTTTCGCAGGCGATGCCTTCGGCCTCCATTGTCTGTTTGACAAGGGCCAGGCGTTTTTCCACCTTATCCAATTCCGTGCGTTCTTTTTCCGTTACCCGTTCCATGGAACTGGCAATATAAAGAGTAGCATTAAATGCCTTGGCTTGCTTCTTGGCAACTTCAAGGGCTGATTTATCAACGTCTAGTTCACCTGCATATGCGACTAATATTTTCATCTTTTCTCCCCCGCCTTCAGTGTTTAGTGTTGATCTTTATGTCCATGCTCTACTTCACTCCGATATCCGACTATAGATAAAACCGCCATTGATGTCAATTAGTTTCTCGCCGGATTTGGCTCAAATTATCTTGACACAGGGCGATCATCTTCATATACTCCTTCGCTAATTATCATGCTTTTCAAACCAAGAAAACAGGCAAAAAATAATTTTGCTCATTTTTCGCTGTGATATGAGATCGAAAACGACATCAGGTTTTGTTCATATGAAAAAAACTATATCAAAAGTCGTAAAAAAAGCTCCCCTGAAAACAAAAGCGTTCCGGCAAATGGATGATATTTACCGGAACCTGGTTGAAGCCACAAGTGATTCCATTTATATGGTGGACAAAGAGTGCCGCTATCTTTACGTGAACCCCAAACACTGCTCAAGGATCGGTTTACAACCGGATGAACTGATCGGCAAAAACTACGGCGAGTTGCATTCGCCCGAAGAAACAAACGTTTTTGCCTCCAACGTGGCGGATATCTTTAAATCGGGCCAATCATTTCAGCGCCGTTATGTGAGTCAAAGAGACGGAGGAGAGTTCCTGCGCACATTCAGTCCGGTGAAGGAATCTTCGAACGACGGAAAAATCATTGCTGCTTCCATCATTTCCAAAAATATCATGGAATGGAAGCTGGCGGAACAGCTGTACGCCACCCTGGCGGAGAAATCACCCATCGGCATTTTTATTGTTCAGAACAAACGCTTTTGCTGGTCCAATCAGCGGTTTCTCGACAATACGGGATATACGGCGGATGACATTACCGGCGCCGATTCCCTGTTTATGGTTCATCCGGACGACCGGGAACATGTAAAGGTTTGCGCCCTGGCAATGATGCGCGGAGAAACTGTTTTTCCTTATGAGTATCGCGTTGTCACTAAAAAAGGCGATATTTTATGGTACATGGGAACCGTTACCTCTATTGAATATAAATATCAGAAGGCCACTCTGGGCTGCCAGATGGACATTTCCCTTCAGAAACGCGCTGAAGACGCCTTAAAACAAAGTGAAGAACGCTCGCAAACCATCATTGATTCCATTACCGACGCTTACTATGAAGTCGATTTGAGAGGCAATCTTCTGCTGTTCAACGAAGCCTTCCTGCAATTGTTCGGATACCGGCAGGAGGAAATGCTGGGAATCCCTTACAAACGATATGTGGATAAAAAGAATTCCGATATCGCCTTTCGGGCCTTCTCACAGGTTTATAAAACGGGAAAACCTCTCAACAAAATGGAATGGGATATCATCCACAAGAGCGGAGAGGTCAGGCAGGTGGAATTGTCCGTCAGCCTTGCCCGCAACGCCGCCGGCAAGCCCAAGGG from Deltaproteobacteria bacterium HGW-Deltaproteobacteria-6 encodes:
- a CDS encoding universal stress protein, which produces MKILVAYAGELDVDKSALEVAKKQAKAFNATLYIASSMERVTEKERTELDKVEKRLALVKQTMEAEGIACETHILVRGLTPGEDIVEFAKDRQMDEIVIGIEKKSKVGKLFFGSNAQYIILESSCPVLCVK
- a CDS encoding amphi-Trp domain-containing protein, producing the protein MKKKSRDLEKTYPVAEFAAKLRRLADALENGKRFAISISGERISVPSSAIFNVEHEREGRKEEIEFQVKWINKK
- a CDS encoding long-chain fatty acid--CoA ligase (activates fatty acids by binding to coenzyme A), producing MAGEVSYASKPWLKSYDKGVPEKIQYEEICMPDILDRSAAKYPDRMALNFQGYTMNYKALKDMVDRFATYLAGIGIKKGDAVAIILPNMIPCVVAYYATHRLGAIVVLNNPTYSDRELEHQLNDSGSKVLITIDLLANRMIDLRPKTKVKQIIVTSIGDYLPFPVNLLFPLVGKKKGLLPAAPMKQANDVFKWKDCIASSQPNPPKAKLSFADTAMYQYTGGTTGVSKGVILTHGNISKQVQQISAWFPKFIGTYNINLGALPFFHVFGMSCAMNFSIYQAWGDVLIPKPQPPQLLEAISKFKPNFGALVPTMFIGMLNHPDMKKTDVKCFKGFFSGSAPLPVEVIHDFEKAAGSVIVEGFGMTETTPVTHTNPFEGVRKIGSIGLPISDTECRIVDLDKGEVDMPIGEPGELIIRGPQVTKGYLNQPQETASLLRDGWCYTGDIATMDQDGYFYIVDRKKDMIITGGFNVYPRDVDEAYYEHPKVLEACSIGIPDAKRGENIKLFVVLKEGETATAEELIEYGKTKLATYKLPSEIEFRKELPKSTVGKILRKELRAEEMAKRKK
- a CDS encoding enoyl-CoA hydratase → MEYKNIIVSTKDFVTTITLNRPPMNSVNLGIREEFFDAVTAIEKSKDTRAVIITGAGEKGFSAGMDVSDIANITKGPNGNEIMNAISRSTKPYIAAINGHALGGGCETAIACHFRIMTDNPKAFIGLPEVNLGITPGWGGIQRLPRLLGKSKALDIILFSKRLSPAEALAIGLVDKVVPAADLINEATALATALAKRPPLAVAAVLDGMNVGLDKGFDAGLKLDIEWSNKLAASKDAMEGITAFLEKREPNFIGE